In Litorimonas taeanensis, one DNA window encodes the following:
- a CDS encoding mechanosensitive ion channel family protein: MDIVLEQIKKIPDYIVLFAPSVLLGFIIFIGGRLIVRKASTGTVKATEKIPNIDSTLARFFGSLVLFIGMGAVIVLALSAMKINLAFLATIVAALVLALGFALQDSLGDFASGIMLALFRPFKVDDQVEVAGETGVVIETGLFSTRLVTRDNVIINVANGAVFGGTIKNYFHDGKLRLDTDIGVSYDADLNKAIKAILSAVKGDARIYSDPAPWAKVVSLGDSAVVIQLRVWTDAEDHRKVKMDISQPIKKALDKAGIEIPYEHNTIVRKSA, translated from the coding sequence GTGGATATCGTATTAGAGCAAATTAAGAAGATCCCAGACTATATCGTGCTGTTCGCACCAAGCGTGTTATTGGGCTTTATCATTTTTATTGGTGGCCGTTTAATCGTCAGAAAAGCCTCTACGGGAACGGTGAAAGCGACTGAAAAAATCCCGAATATTGACTCTACGCTTGCACGCTTCTTTGGGTCTCTTGTTCTCTTTATAGGCATGGGCGCCGTGATTGTTTTGGCCTTGTCGGCCATGAAGATTAATCTTGCGTTTTTAGCGACCATTGTTGCGGCTCTAGTATTGGCTTTGGGCTTTGCTTTGCAGGATTCTCTGGGGGATTTTGCATCTGGAATCATGCTGGCCTTATTTCGCCCCTTTAAAGTCGATGATCAGGTTGAAGTTGCGGGTGAAACAGGCGTTGTCATTGAAACGGGCTTGTTTAGCACTCGTCTCGTGACGCGGGATAATGTTATTATCAATGTGGCCAATGGTGCTGTGTTTGGCGGGACAATCAAAAATTATTTCCACGATGGGAAGCTGCGATTGGATACGGATATAGGTGTCAGTTATGATGCTGACCTAAATAAAGCTATCAAAGCAATCTTATCCGCCGTGAAAGGCGATGCCCGTATTTATTCAGATCCTGCGCCTTGGGCAAAAGTCGTTTCTCTCGGAGATTCAGCTGTTGTCATACAGCTACGTGTTTGGACGGATGCTGAGGATCACCGCAAAGTTAAGATGGATATTAGTCAACCCATTAAAAAAGCGCTCGACAAAGCCGGAATCGAAATTCCGTATGAGCATAATACAATTGTCAGAAAATCGGCTTAG
- a CDS encoding heme exporter protein CcmB: MKAFLSLFLRDITLAWRSGGGWIMGAVFMSAFLALCSIALGGQISELRRLGTALIWLSVLFSMLLSFNTIFQSDFRQGTLSQILLSGISPLTLCLAKWASFLVTGFLPLFITIPFASLLFGLEGRLIAAILFALALTAPALAAYVTLAGAILCGRVGAGFLAILLVMPFLIPLLIFGIAATESFVTDGWAASEIRILSGLSLLSIAVGIPASSAALRLNLEPS, encoded by the coding sequence ATGAAAGCGTTCCTCTCCCTATTTCTGAGAGATATAACTCTTGCATGGCGCTCTGGCGGTGGGTGGATTATGGGCGCCGTATTTATGAGCGCCTTTTTGGCTCTCTGTAGTATCGCTTTGGGCGGGCAGATATCCGAGCTAAGGCGGCTCGGGACGGCTCTAATTTGGCTTAGTGTTCTATTCTCGATGCTCTTATCCTTTAACACGATTTTCCAAAGTGACTTTCGCCAAGGCACGCTTTCACAAATCCTACTTAGTGGTATATCGCCTCTAACCCTTTGCTTGGCGAAATGGGCAAGCTTTCTGGTGACAGGATTTTTGCCACTTTTTATAACCATACCCTTTGCCTCTTTACTGTTTGGATTAGAAGGAAGATTGATTGCGGCGATCTTATTCGCACTGGCTTTGACGGCTCCTGCTTTGGCAGCTTATGTAACACTAGCTGGCGCCATATTATGCGGTCGTGTAGGGGCAGGATTTTTGGCTATATTACTGGTCATGCCATTCCTCATCCCGCTTTTAATATTTGGAATAGCCGCCACAGAGAGTTTTGTGACGGATGGTTGGGCCGCATCTGAGATTCGTATTCTGAGCGGTTTAAGTTTACTCTCAATTGCCGTAGGAATACCAGCGAGCAGCGCCGCATTACGCTTGAATTTGGAGCCGTCATGA
- the hfq gene encoding RNA chaperone Hfq, translated as MSSDRKQNLQDTFLNSVRKSKTSLTIFLVNGVKLQGVVTWFDNFCVLLRRDGQVQLVYKHAISTIMPSGQVQLFDPELED; from the coding sequence ATGTCTTCTGACCGAAAACAAAACTTACAAGATACATTTCTTAACTCCGTCCGTAAGTCCAAGACCAGTCTGACAATTTTTTTGGTCAATGGTGTGAAATTACAAGGTGTCGTTACTTGGTTCGACAATTTTTGTGTTTTATTGCGCCGAGACGGACAGGTTCAGCTGGTTTACAAACATGCAATTTCTACGATTATGCCATCTGGTCAGGTTCAACTGTTTGATCCAGAGCTTGAAGATTAA
- the ccmD gene encoding heme exporter protein CcmD — MFDYGSNTPFILAAYGISFLGLLTLIIWTLRKPKL; from the coding sequence ATGTTTGATTATGGCTCTAATACCCCTTTCATTCTCGCGGCCTATGGCATTAGCTTTTTAGGGTTACTGACTCTTATTATCTGGACGCTCAGAAAACCTAAACTCTAA
- a CDS encoding TrkH family potassium uptake protein — protein MAVTRIILWLGYSAVFLAALMGASAFAALLLLDFHMAVLMSVSGLFTFMFGAIFVLIMSKTPSRETNSDALVFLLLFWCLSPVLAATPFWLNAPEGTWLRSYFHAVSAMTSTGASGYVIDDLPQSLVFWQSILQFFGGVSVATFAVVILAALNLTGTGIHRSNLFALKKGELFPRLVGIGRIVAGIYALIASVCCVLMILGGAPLFESICLSLAGVSTGGIPPRSEDLFIYIPRFAAFVLAVSCALGAMNISIIWDVFRVRNWRNLRRLYLSVEHRTLISLTIIITFLGLFYAGLQNIFPIFIEAIFFISTAGFIYDPISIEQIPSVVLIAIALVGGSALSTAGGLKMIRIILLFKHLSTDISRLSHPSRVLPVSFKRRIIPDQAFLSIWMYFFGYTLVLGAGIVGFGVIGLDFADATTVSAAALANIGPLLPATIPDSGLSWHEMTAAQMALSSALMLVGRVEVLAVLVLITPSFWRQ, from the coding sequence ATGGCCGTTACACGTATCATTCTTTGGCTCGGCTATTCAGCGGTCTTTCTCGCAGCGCTGATGGGCGCCTCTGCCTTTGCGGCCTTGCTATTGCTCGATTTTCACATGGCCGTTTTAATGAGCGTATCAGGCTTATTCACTTTCATGTTTGGCGCCATATTTGTTTTGATTATGTCCAAGACACCTTCGCGTGAGACGAATAGTGACGCTTTAGTCTTTCTACTTTTATTCTGGTGTCTTTCACCTGTTTTAGCGGCCACGCCATTTTGGCTTAACGCCCCTGAGGGGACATGGCTCAGGAGCTATTTTCATGCTGTCAGTGCCATGACGAGCACAGGGGCAAGCGGTTATGTGATTGATGATTTGCCGCAATCCTTGGTGTTTTGGCAGTCCATACTTCAGTTTTTTGGCGGGGTAAGCGTTGCAACTTTTGCCGTCGTGATTCTTGCGGCGTTGAATTTAACGGGAACAGGGATACATCGGTCTAACCTTTTTGCTTTGAAAAAAGGGGAACTTTTCCCAAGACTGGTAGGAATAGGCCGTATAGTGGCAGGAATATATGCCCTAATTGCGAGTGTGTGTTGTGTGTTGATGATATTAGGCGGAGCGCCTCTGTTTGAATCAATATGCCTGTCATTAGCCGGGGTCTCGACTGGAGGAATCCCGCCGCGGTCAGAGGATTTATTTATATATATCCCGCGTTTTGCGGCTTTCGTGTTGGCGGTCAGCTGCGCTTTGGGAGCCATGAACATTTCCATCATCTGGGATGTGTTTCGCGTTCGGAATTGGCGGAATTTGAGACGTCTTTACCTTAGTGTTGAGCATCGCACTTTGATATCTTTGACGATAATCATCACATTTTTAGGGCTTTTTTACGCTGGATTACAAAACATTTTCCCTATTTTTATAGAGGCGATTTTCTTCATTAGTACAGCTGGGTTTATTTATGACCCCATAAGTATAGAGCAAATACCTAGCGTGGTTCTTATAGCTATCGCCTTGGTTGGTGGGTCAGCGTTATCAACAGCGGGCGGATTAAAGATGATTCGTATCATCCTTTTATTCAAACATCTGAGTACTGATATAAGCCGGCTTTCGCATCCTTCACGGGTTTTGCCTGTTAGCTTTAAGAGGCGGATTATTCCCGATCAGGCCTTTTTGTCAATTTGGATGTACTTTTTCGGTTACACATTGGTGCTTGGAGCAGGCATAGTTGGTTTTGGCGTTATAGGTCTAGATTTTGCAGATGCTACAACGGTGAGCGCGGCAGCCTTGGCCAATATTGGCCCGTTATTACCTGCCACGATTCCAGATTCAGGACTAAGCTGGCATGAAATGACAGCAGCACAAATGGCTTTGAGTTCTGCATTAATGTTAGTTGGGCGGGTTGAAGTCTTGGCGGTTTTGGTCTTGATTACGCCTTCATTTTGGCGACAATGA
- the ccmA gene encoding heme ABC exporter ATP-binding protein CcmA has protein sequence MTAIEPISSETTFYVEMRNLTLARGERVLIDNLSLTLSSGSLVYVTGENGIGKSTLLLSLAGLLKPEIGQIDYAGDAHPFNCAALLSQPDGSSRGFTAAEDLKFFLNLQSLSIDIDDLLRRTGLSAAASVMVEGLSLGQKKRLGLAKIMASQRPLWLLDEPFSALDVQGRAFVTQTLSDHIKAGGIAVVATHSPIPLQGVQTKTLHLSSEMT, from the coding sequence ATGACCGCGATTGAGCCAATATCTAGCGAGACGACTTTTTATGTCGAGATGCGAAACCTCACCCTAGCTCGGGGTGAACGTGTCCTGATTGACAATCTGTCGCTGACTCTATCCTCTGGCAGCCTAGTATACGTCACAGGAGAAAATGGAATTGGGAAGTCGACCCTTCTCTTGTCTCTGGCAGGATTATTAAAGCCTGAGATAGGACAAATTGACTATGCGGGTGATGCACACCCTTTTAATTGCGCCGCTTTGCTTTCCCAGCCCGACGGTTCTAGCCGCGGCTTTACAGCCGCTGAGGACTTGAAATTCTTTCTCAACCTTCAATCACTATCGATTGACATTGATGATTTACTTCGACGCACAGGATTAAGCGCGGCGGCCTCTGTAATGGTCGAAGGACTCTCTTTGGGGCAGAAAAAACGGCTCGGCCTTGCAAAAATCATGGCATCACAACGCCCCCTCTGGCTTTTGGATGAACCCTTTTCTGCTCTCGATGTGCAAGGGCGCGCATTTGTAACTCAGACACTCTCAGATCACATAAAGGCAGGGGGCATTGCGGTCGTGGCTACACATTCGCCCATTCCCCTTCAGGGTGTGCAAACCAAAACCCTACATTTATCCTCAGAGATGACATGA
- the hflX gene encoding GTPase HflX: MLERDIPRERAIVLHPRFANNRADDADYDLEEAVGLTEALDAECVEARIIPIREVKVSNLFGSGQIEDIKTVIKAHEATLAIVNASLSPVQQRNLEKFWKCKVIDRTGLILEIFGLRAATKEGRLQVELARLGYERSRLVRTWTHLERQRGGGGFLAGPGETQIESDRRILNDKITKLRRDLDDVRRTRGLQRKKRERAPERVVALVGYTNAGKSTLFNALTAGGVMAKDMLFATLDTTHRILPLPSGQTAILSDTVGFISDLPTDLITAFRATLEEVKDADLLLHVRDISDPLTERRRDEVLEVLDQIEAGPEHGQTVIEVWNKGDLIVGPEREALKERAAATLDFDDMMNAFLISCLSGEGLSDLLLGVEEALSANDHTISVTIDPANFSARAWLHSHGHVLEEDMRKSGNVDMTVRLSESDNGKFRAKYARLVRL, encoded by the coding sequence ATGCTGGAGCGTGATATACCGCGAGAGCGGGCTATTGTCCTGCATCCTCGTTTTGCCAATAACCGCGCAGATGATGCGGATTATGACCTCGAAGAAGCCGTTGGTCTGACCGAGGCCCTTGATGCAGAGTGCGTTGAAGCGCGAATTATCCCCATCCGTGAGGTGAAAGTCTCTAACTTATTTGGTTCGGGGCAAATAGAAGACATCAAGACTGTTATCAAAGCGCATGAGGCCACTCTGGCTATCGTGAATGCCTCTTTATCACCAGTTCAGCAGCGTAACCTTGAAAAGTTTTGGAAGTGTAAGGTCATTGACCGCACCGGTCTTATATTAGAGATTTTTGGTCTCCGTGCCGCGACGAAAGAAGGGCGTTTACAAGTTGAATTGGCCCGTTTGGGTTATGAGCGCTCTCGCCTTGTTCGGACATGGACTCATTTGGAACGACAACGCGGCGGCGGTGGGTTTTTGGCAGGCCCAGGGGAAACCCAAATTGAAAGTGACCGCCGGATTCTCAACGATAAAATCACCAAGCTTCGACGAGATTTGGATGATGTGCGTCGTACGCGTGGCCTACAACGGAAAAAACGCGAGCGAGCGCCAGAGCGCGTTGTAGCGCTCGTTGGTTATACGAATGCGGGGAAATCCACATTATTTAATGCCTTAACGGCGGGCGGTGTCATGGCGAAAGACATGCTCTTTGCGACATTGGATACGACGCATCGGATTTTGCCGCTTCCTTCTGGTCAAACCGCTATTCTATCAGACACAGTTGGATTTATTTCCGATTTGCCTACTGACCTTATCACAGCCTTTCGGGCGACATTGGAAGAGGTCAAGGATGCAGACTTATTGCTCCATGTACGTGATATTTCTGACCCTCTCACAGAACGTCGTCGCGATGAAGTATTGGAAGTTCTTGACCAAATCGAAGCTGGGCCAGAACACGGCCAAACGGTTATAGAGGTCTGGAATAAAGGCGACTTAATCGTTGGGCCTGAACGAGAGGCCTTGAAAGAACGCGCCGCTGCCACTCTTGATTTTGATGACATGATGAATGCTTTCCTGATTAGCTGTCTTAGCGGGGAAGGGTTGTCGGATTTACTTTTAGGTGTGGAAGAGGCGCTAAGCGCCAATGACCACACGATTTCAGTGACAATTGATCCTGCAAATTTTTCAGCCAGAGCGTGGCTTCATTCTCATGGACATGTTCTAGAAGAGGATATGCGCAAATCTGGAAATGTCGATATGACAGTTCGCTTATCAGAATCGGATAATGGTAAGTTTAGAGCGAAATATGCACGCCTTGTAAGGTTGTAA
- the ccmC gene encoding heme ABC transporter permease CcmC, with protein MISYMANPARFARVSKWLTPLLGGLAALCITIATYLGLFSSPAAELHGEGVRMMYVHVPAAWCALFAYTALAVASLVSFVWRHSLADSAAKSFAVPGLVFTILALITGSLWGRPAWGTWWQWDGRMTSVLILAFIYTGYLLLWATIEDRRRAARLASIVAMVGFINIPIIKFSVEWWNTLHQPASVSQPGAPGMAQEFLIPLLVMSIGYMALLGWCALRGIEGDLAKLKNKRRPVSQAATITIKES; from the coding sequence ATGATAAGCTATATGGCTAACCCAGCCCGTTTTGCGCGGGTCTCAAAATGGCTAACGCCGCTTTTAGGTGGACTCGCAGCCCTTTGCATAACCATCGCAACCTATCTAGGCCTGTTTAGCTCACCTGCCGCAGAACTTCATGGAGAGGGTGTGCGCATGATGTATGTTCACGTACCTGCTGCTTGGTGCGCCCTCTTTGCCTATACTGCCCTCGCCGTGGCAAGCCTTGTTAGTTTCGTTTGGCGTCACAGCTTGGCAGATAGCGCCGCAAAAAGCTTCGCCGTTCCCGGCCTCGTTTTCACAATCCTTGCCCTTATCACCGGCAGTCTTTGGGGGCGTCCAGCTTGGGGAACTTGGTGGCAATGGGACGGACGTATGACGTCTGTACTGATCTTAGCCTTTATCTATACTGGCTATCTTTTATTATGGGCGACGATAGAAGATCGCCGCCGCGCAGCGAGATTAGCCTCAATTGTCGCCATGGTAGGCTTTATCAATATTCCTATCATAAAATTCTCTGTCGAATGGTGGAATACACTACATCAACCGGCCTCAGTGTCACAGCCAGGCGCCCCGGGCATGGCGCAAGAGTTCCTTATACCTCTCTTAGTAATGTCCATCGGATATATGGCCCTGTTGGGTTGGTGTGCTCTACGCGGCATAGAAGGCGATTTAGCAAAGTTGAAGAACAAACGCCGCCCTGTTTCACAAGCCGCAACAATAACGATAAAAGAGTCCTAA
- the crtY gene encoding lycopene beta-cyclase CrtY: MVQNPDIIIAGAGLSGLLMAWRCLDVNPELSILMIEASDKIAGDHTWSFNLSDVPDYLHDWLKPFIVYQWPRYDVKFPKRERTLEIPYCTGNSDSLRTCVAPYIENGRLKVMLGTKVTALTAFSVTLENGDVLKAHCVLDARGFQPNKNVFLGYQKFVGKTIRTQKPHGLINPIIMDATVKQLGGYRFVYCLPFSDHEVLVEDTYYTDGPELSESEIAGRVDGYIQAQGWEEYEVVRQEKGVLPITLGIDKAELNNCDVTIGIRGGFYHAVTGYSFPDAVKLADYLSWDIQGDRETSSSLAIDGAPHFLRWSKFPKESFLRLLNRMLFRACEPEKRYKVLQRFYGLSEGLIKRFYAGKLTLTDKARILIGKPPVPIHKALYNFSEKAFIERERERRQRDSL, from the coding sequence ATGGTGCAAAATCCGGATATAATCATTGCTGGTGCAGGGCTTTCAGGCTTGCTGATGGCTTGGCGATGTTTGGACGTAAATCCTGAGTTGTCTATTTTAATGATAGAGGCATCGGATAAAATCGCTGGCGATCATACATGGTCTTTTAACCTCAGCGATGTGCCTGATTACCTGCATGACTGGCTAAAGCCTTTTATCGTCTATCAATGGCCGCGATATGACGTGAAGTTTCCCAAACGGGAACGCACGTTGGAAATCCCTTATTGCACAGGGAATAGTGATTCACTTCGCACCTGCGTAGCTCCATATATTGAAAACGGGCGTCTGAAGGTGATGTTAGGAACGAAAGTGACGGCTTTAACGGCTTTTTCTGTGACGCTCGAAAATGGCGATGTATTGAAGGCGCATTGCGTGTTGGATGCACGGGGGTTTCAGCCAAACAAAAACGTCTTCCTTGGCTATCAAAAATTTGTTGGGAAAACCATACGCACGCAAAAACCGCATGGCCTCATAAATCCAATCATTATGGATGCCACCGTGAAGCAATTGGGCGGTTATCGATTCGTCTATTGTCTGCCTTTCAGCGACCATGAGGTATTGGTTGAGGATACTTATTATACAGATGGGCCAGAATTGTCTGAGAGTGAAATTGCAGGGCGCGTTGATGGTTATATTCAGGCGCAGGGGTGGGAGGAATATGAAGTCGTGCGCCAAGAGAAGGGTGTCTTACCCATTACCTTAGGAATTGATAAAGCCGAGCTAAATAATTGTGACGTGACAATTGGTATACGAGGCGGATTTTATCATGCAGTGACAGGATATAGTTTTCCTGACGCGGTAAAACTTGCAGACTATCTGTCATGGGATATTCAAGGAGATAGGGAAACTTCTTCATCCCTAGCCATCGATGGGGCTCCACATTTTTTGAGATGGAGTAAATTCCCGAAAGAGTCATTCCTTCGCCTCTTAAACCGTATGTTGTTTCGGGCCTGCGAACCTGAAAAACGCTATAAAGTTTTGCAGCGATTTTATGGTCTTTCTGAGGGTTTGATTAAACGGTTTTATGCGGGCAAATTAACCCTTACTGACAAAGCTCGAATCCTGATTGGAAAACCACCTGTGCCAATTCATAAAGCCCTATATAATTTCAGCGAGAAAGCCTTTATTGAACGTGAACGTGAACGTCGACAGAGAGATTCTCTATAA
- a CDS encoding cytochrome c maturation protein CcmE, with translation MSDSKPNRIVPPNRNKRLAAILGFGVLTVAGLGLIFSALGQNTEFFYNPSDIASEGFVPGSDIYRMGGMVVTGSVNRKGGVLTEFSVADFEREMEAPILVMHDGSLPDLFKEGQGVVVSGRMNEAGVFIANEVLAKHDENYQPKIKYQDEKS, from the coding sequence ATGTCAGACAGCAAGCCTAATCGTATTGTACCGCCAAACCGAAATAAGCGGCTTGCTGCTATTTTGGGTTTTGGGGTATTAACTGTCGCGGGCCTAGGCCTGATTTTTTCAGCCTTGGGTCAAAATACAGAGTTTTTTTATAACCCTAGCGATATTGCCTCGGAAGGGTTTGTACCTGGGTCAGACATCTATCGAATGGGAGGGATGGTCGTTACGGGGTCTGTGAACCGTAAGGGGGGGGTACTCACCGAATTTTCTGTTGCGGATTTTGAACGCGAAATGGAAGCGCCAATCCTTGTCATGCATGACGGGAGTTTGCCTGACTTATTCAAAGAGGGGCAGGGGGTCGTCGTGTCGGGCCGTATGAATGAGGCGGGTGTTTTTATCGCCAATGAGGTTCTGGCGAAGCATGATGAGAATTATCAGCCGAAAATAAAGTACCAAGACGAGAAGTCTTAG
- the mazG gene encoding nucleoside triphosphate pyrophosphohydrolase, producing MIRPDVKSHEVKAPQNSLLSGETPYARLKNLMTRLRNECPWDSQQSFETIAPYTIEEAYEVDDAIQRKDMGELREELGDLLFQVVFHSKLAEEENAFDLDDVTNGLVEKMVRRHPHIFAEDSLPDAEDINWEKMKAAERSAKGQTSRLEGVALSLPALMRAQKLQKRAAKTGFDWPSAAPVWDKIDEEIAEVKEAIDSRDKDEIENEIGDLLFTVVNLSRKLGVDSEIALRKANAKFTSRFQNIEHQIETSANQKPIEAYSLDELEALWIKAKS from the coding sequence ATGATAAGGCCTGACGTGAAATCTCATGAGGTAAAAGCCCCGCAGAATAGTCTCCTTTCCGGGGAAACACCTTATGCTCGGTTAAAAAATCTTATGACCCGACTGCGCAATGAATGCCCATGGGATAGCCAGCAGAGTTTTGAAACTATCGCGCCTTACACCATTGAAGAGGCCTATGAAGTTGACGATGCCATACAACGAAAAGATATGGGCGAATTACGCGAAGAATTGGGCGATCTTTTGTTTCAAGTGGTCTTTCACTCCAAGCTTGCAGAAGAAGAAAATGCTTTTGACTTAGACGATGTGACGAATGGGCTCGTCGAGAAAATGGTGCGTCGCCATCCTCATATATTCGCAGAGGATAGCTTGCCTGATGCCGAAGATATAAACTGGGAAAAAATGAAAGCGGCGGAACGCAGCGCGAAAGGGCAAACCAGCCGCTTAGAAGGGGTTGCCTTAAGTCTCCCCGCTTTGATGCGAGCCCAAAAGCTTCAGAAACGCGCCGCGAAAACAGGGTTTGATTGGCCGTCGGCAGCCCCTGTTTGGGATAAGATTGATGAAGAAATTGCCGAGGTCAAAGAGGCTATAGACAGTCGAGACAAAGACGAGATTGAAAATGAAATCGGGGATTTATTATTTACCGTCGTAAACCTCTCTAGAAAACTCGGCGTCGACTCAGAAATCGCCCTTCGCAAAGCAAATGCGAAGTTCACTTCACGTTTTCAAAATATAGAACATCAGATTGAAACATCAGCTAATCAGAAACCCATAGAAGCCTACAGCCTTGATGAACTTGAAGCGCTCTGGATCAAGGCAAAAAGCTGA
- a CDS encoding mechanosensitive ion channel family protein, whose amino-acid sequence MNILNHKAFFSDLLQVQVSEGAQDATPKLLENPSGFAQYYLDVVIEKSVFFVPKILLAILILWIGFSIAGRLYNAFLKRTKESAHVDTTIGNFAAGALKYAVIIATLLGAIAAVGIPVAKVFVILSAATLAIGLALQGSMANVAAGLLLVLFRPYKIGDYVEVGGEEGVVDDLNIFTTTLITLDNIKVILSNSEVRGNTIKNYTAQPIRRVDVDFGIDYDDDMDKAIKIITTTAAKDKRVLSEPDAPWARVSCLNDSSVDIQMRVWCKPEDYWDVKFDLLKAVKEAFDKGGISIPYPHVVEIEK is encoded by the coding sequence ATGAATATTTTAAATCACAAAGCTTTCTTTTCTGACTTGTTGCAAGTGCAGGTGAGTGAGGGGGCGCAAGACGCCACGCCGAAATTGTTGGAAAACCCAAGTGGCTTCGCTCAATATTATTTGGATGTCGTTATTGAAAAATCCGTCTTCTTTGTTCCCAAAATTCTGCTCGCCATACTTATTCTCTGGATAGGGTTTTCTATTGCAGGGCGTCTATATAATGCGTTTTTAAAGCGAACCAAAGAGAGTGCCCATGTCGACACGACCATTGGCAATTTCGCGGCGGGCGCCTTAAAATACGCTGTAATAATTGCAACACTCTTAGGCGCCATTGCGGCCGTCGGTATCCCTGTTGCCAAAGTGTTTGTTATCCTATCGGCTGCGACATTGGCGATTGGTTTGGCGCTGCAAGGCTCTATGGCTAATGTTGCTGCGGGATTACTGCTTGTATTATTCCGCCCCTATAAAATTGGTGACTATGTCGAAGTTGGCGGAGAAGAAGGCGTGGTTGATGATTTAAATATATTCACCACGACATTGATAACATTAGATAATATCAAGGTTATTTTGTCTAATAGTGAGGTCAGAGGGAATACAATAAAGAACTATACAGCCCAGCCTATTCGGCGTGTCGATGTGGATTTCGGAATTGATTATGATGATGATATGGATAAGGCGATCAAAATCATCACGACGACGGCGGCTAAAGACAAGCGCGTACTTAGCGAGCCTGACGCACCTTGGGCGCGGGTGTCTTGTCTGAATGATAGCTCGGTTGATATCCAAATGCGGGTTTGGTGCAAACCCGAAGATTATTGGGATGTAAAGTTTGACCTGTTGAAAGCTGTAAAAGAAGCTTTCGATAAAGGCGGGATCTCAATTCCTTATCCCCATGTCGTCGAAATAGAGAAATAA